One part of the Mycobacterium marinum genome encodes these proteins:
- a CDS encoding helix-turn-helix domain-containing protein, with the protein MAPTKAATRAKYAQQRPKVSVPVVPTSVLRKAKGLTLQDVCNHLRDEHGMAVDRGTISAIENGHRGGSARMLAAYADALGISTTSIDTQYEPRRRGDQASA; encoded by the coding sequence ATGGCCCCAACTAAAGCCGCGACACGGGCAAAGTACGCGCAGCAGCGGCCCAAGGTTTCGGTTCCGGTAGTCCCCACCTCCGTCCTACGCAAAGCGAAGGGACTGACCCTTCAAGACGTCTGCAATCACCTTCGTGATGAGCACGGCATGGCTGTCGATCGAGGCACAATCTCGGCGATCGAGAACGGGCACCGCGGCGGCAGCGCAAGAATGCTGGCCGCTTACGCGGATGCGCTAGGCATCTCGACTACCTCGATCGACACCCAATACGAACCACGTCGGCGCGGCGATCAGGCGTCGGCATGA